In the genome of Nymphaea colorata isolate Beijing-Zhang1983 chromosome 9, ASM883128v2, whole genome shotgun sequence, one region contains:
- the LOC116260597 gene encoding uncharacterized protein LOC116260597 yields the protein MDFFRSVFSDEPRYPRETEEEEGAAAGNANPGEFPRTEESASAAAAFGGWNFGSLIKTITTRSEQVIDTYRHGLDEFRVGLAEEARVVAATLPASLETGAFVAQESLESVGQAIDVVFKSTADLISHGKDALLSLDNPNQAVPAPSSIGIKKFTRFEMQLHAIQNDANTYCEDPDDVDDFTKWKSGFSLQEMEDEIEELCEENAAVSGFFAKLVPKTVDSDTFWTRYAYRVHKLKQVEEARAHLVKRVMAGDEEEDLSWEVDDDDESEAAEPNESQKNAIKDIKGLEEVHAGSSYENVESPEKEGTASEEVHEKEPCSESSVKSKDLEAPIESTVNENAKLGGETPEDKSGQSDPVKEIAEDRTLLETKTDNGESSKDSDFSVVSSQVSAQEEDDLGWDEIEDLGSNDETKATTSGGSPNKVDIRKRLSTADDEEDLNWDIEDDDDVKS from the exons ATGGATTTCTTCAGATCCGTCTTCTCCGACGAGCCTCGGTACCCAAGAGAGacggaggaagaggaaggagcaGCAGCAGGAAACGCTAATCCTGGGGAA TTCCCGAGAACAGAAGAATCCGCTTCAGCGGCGGCGGCATTTGGTGGATGGAACTTCGGCTCCCTCATCAAGACCATCACCACCAGATCGGAGCAGGTGATCGACACGTACCGCCATGGCCTCGACGAGTTCCGCGTTGGGCTCGCCGAGGAAGCCCGCGTGGTGGCAGCTACTCTCCCGGCGTCCTTAGAGACCGGAGCGTTTGTCGCCCAGGAGTCCCTCGAATCTGTTGGCCAGGCGATCGACGTCGTCTTCAAGAGCACGGCGGATCTTATCTCGCATGGTAAGGATGCGCTCCTCTCCCTCGATAATCCTAATCAGGCCGTGCCTGCACCATCCAGTATTGGCATTAAAAAGTTCACTAGGTTCGAGATGCAATTGCATGCCATTCAGAACGATGCGAACACCTACTGCGAAGATCCGGATGATGTTGATGACTTCACTAAATGGAAATCTGGGTTTTCTCTCCAAGAGATGGAGGATGAGATTGAGGAACTCTGCGAGGAAAATGCTGCAGTTAGCGGGTTTTTTGCCAAATTGGTACCTAAAACTGTCGATTCCGATACTTTCTGGACTAGGTATGCCTACAGGGTTCATAAGCTCAAGCAAGTTGAAGAAGCTAGAGCTCATTTGGTGAAGCGGGTGATGGCTGGAGACGAGGAAGAAGATTTGAGTTGGGAGgtcgatgatgatgatgagtcTGAAGCTGCGGAACCAAATGAATCGCAGAAGAACGCCATTAAGGATATCAAGGGACTTGAAGAGGTTCATGCTGGCTCGAGTTATGAGAATGTAGAGAGCCCGGAAAAGGAAGGGACTGCCTCCGAGGAAGTGCACGAGAAGGAACCATGTTCTGAATCTTCCGTTAAGAGTAAAGATCTCGAAGCACCGATTGAATCTACTGTTAATGAGAATGCTAAGTTGGGTGGTGAAACGCCTGAGGATAAGAGCGGCCAATCGGATCCAGTGAAGGAAATTGCGGAGGATAGGACATTGCtagaaacaaaaacagacaaCGGAGAATCGTCTAAGGATAGtgatttttctgttgtttcCAGCCAAGTTTCCGCACAAGAGGAAGATGATCTTGGTTGGGATGAGATCGAAGATCTCGGAAGCAACGATGAGACAAAAGCGACGACCAGCGGTGGAAGCCCAAACAAGGTTGATATCCGCAAACGGCTAAGTACTGCAGACGACGAGGAGGATCTCAATTGGGAtattgaagatgatgatgatgttaaGTCTTGA
- the LOC116261579 gene encoding 40S ribosomal protein S4-like, producing MARGLKKHLKRLNAPKHWMLDKLGGAFAPKPSSGPHKSRECLPLILIIRNKLKYALTYRDVVSILMQRLVTVDGKVRTDQKYPCGFMDVVSIPKVNENYRLLYDTKGRFRLQSIKDEEAKFKLCKVRSVQFGQKGIPYLNTYDGRTIRYPDPLIKANDTIKLDIESGKIVDFVKFDVGNVVMVTGGRNRGRIGVIKNREKHKGSFEIIHVQDAAGHEFATRLGNVFTIGKGTKPWVSLPKGKGIKLSIIEEARKRNAAAVAAA from the exons ATG gCGCGAGGGTTGAAGAAGCATTTGAAGAGGCTCAATGCCCCCAAACATTGGATGCTTGACAAATTGGGAGGGGCTTTT GCACCCAAGCCATCTTCTGGGCCACATAAGAGTCGTGAATGCTTGCCCTTGATACTTATCATAAGGAACAAGCTAAAATATGCATTGACATATCGTGATGTTGTCTCAATCCTGATGCAGCGTCTTGTAACTGTGGATGGAAAAGTACGAACTGACCAAAAGTACCCTTGTGGGTTTATGG ATGTTGTGTCTATTCCAAAAGTAAATGAGAATTACCGGCTGCTTTATGACACAAAGGGTCGTTTCCGCTTACAGTCTATCAAAGACGAAGAGGCAAAG TTCAAGCTTTGCAAAGTCAGGTCGGTGCAATTTGGACAGAAGGGCATTCCTTATCTGAACACTTATGATGGCCGAACCATTCGTTACCCAGATCCACTTATCAAAGCTAATGATACCATTAAGCTTGATATTGAATCAGGCAAAATAGTTGACTTCGTTAAGTTTGATGTTGGAAACGTAGTGATGGTGACTGGTGGTAGAAATCGTGGTCGAATTGGTGTGATCAAGAACCGTGAAAAGCATAAGGGGAGCTTTGAAATTATCCATGTCCAAGATGCTGCAGGACATGAGTTTGCCACGAGGCTTGGCAATGTGTTCACAATAGGTAAGGGGACTAAACCCTGGGTGTCTCTGCCCAAAGGCAAGGGTATCAAGCTCTCAATCATTGAAGAAGCCAGAAAAAGAAACGCCGCTGCAGTGGCTGCTGCTTAA
- the LOC116261454 gene encoding RNA demethylase ALKBH10B-like: MDQARVSRSPATDALLSWFRSEFTAANAIIDALCYHLRGVASSDLQQEYDHVFAAIHRRRMNWIPILHAQTYFSIAEIVAALGDAAAARKPDGKAEKWKIAATEVVDVEEMNKEVVERKVEKEAGSEEEEKNVVAMAEEKVEKEAGNQEEEKNVESETEVMAKKEEQKEETRVGAFSVEKRVTPGEGKELQSEGSVMEKDDPAPGDLGISVLGSNSSNAVEDLNTFSEYDDLNEGPERVRTTKGFSAKEPIDGHMVNVVKGLKLYDGIFTELELSRLVSIADELRVAGQKGELSGETYISFNKQLKGNRREMIQLGIPVFGQKKDKPSYVEPIPTAFEAAIDRLVHWHLIPESRKPNCCIINFFDEGECSQPYLRPPHIEHPISTLSLSSDCKMVFGRIFMSDRHGNYKGSLELPLNEGSLVVMRGNSASTTHAICPSPSKRTTVTFVKVCTDGSNHARPVVISRKPLLARRMTLWQVSGLQEKDFSCKLADDSSECGQVDGVPKLGLLPIPLVSAAPGWPMVVQRRRPPVAGTGVFIPSKTDAAGPRNGSRMVRETDNSEDNVSA; encoded by the exons ATGGATCAAGCCAGAGTCAGCCGGAGTCCGGCAACCGACGCCCTGCTCTCGTGGTTCAGAAGCGAGTTCACGGCCGCAAACGCCATTATCGACGCGCTCTGCTATCATCTCCGCGGTGTCGCTAGCTCCGATCTCCAGCAGGAGTATGACCACGTTTTCGCAGCCATCCACCGGCGTCGGATGAATTGGATCCCGATCCTCCACGCACAGACGTACTTCTCCATTGCCGAGATCGTAGCGGCACTCGGCGATGCCGCCGCAGCCCGGAAGCCCGACGGGAAGGCGGAGAAGTGGAAAATAGCAGCGACGGAGGTGGTGGATGTGGAGGAGATGAACAAGGAAGTGGTTGAACGGAAGGTGGAGAAGGAAGCGGGgagtgaggaagaagagaagaacgtgGTGGCAATGGCGGAAGAGAAGGTGGAGAAGGAAGCAGGAAAccaggaggaagagaagaacgTAGAGTCAGAGACGGAAGTGATGGCGAAGAAGGAAGAGCAAAAAGAAGAGACGCGGGTTGGCGCTTTCAGTGTGGAGAAACGGGTCACGCCGGGTGAAGGGAAGGAATTGCAGAGTGAAGGATCGGTGATGGAGAAGGACGATCCGGCCCCCGGCGATCTCGGAATTTCAG TTTTGGGCTCAAATAGTTCGAATGCTGTCGAAGATCTTAATACTTTCTCCGAATATGATGATCTCAATGAAGGCCCAGAAAGAGTCAGAACTACAAAAGGTTTCAGTGCTAAGGAGCCAATAGATGGACACATG GTTAATGTTGTGAAAGGCCTGAAATTGTATGATGGTATATTTACTGAATTAGAGCTCTCAAGGCTGGTCTCAATTGCTGATGAGCTGCGTGTTGCAGGTCAAAAAGGGGAGCTTTCAG GTGAAACCTACATATCCTTCAACAAGCAACTGAAAGGCAACAGAAGAGAAATGATTCAGCTCGGCATCCCAGTCTTCGGGCAGAAGAAAGATAAGCCAA gCTACGTTGAACCAATTCCAACGGCTTTTGAAGCTGCCATCGATCGCCTGGTTCACTGGCATTTGATACCAGAAAGCAGAAAGCCGAATTGTTGCATTATCAATTTCTTTGACGAG GGTGAATGCTCTCAACCTTATTTGAGGCCCCCACATATTGAGCACCCAATTTCAACACTTTCACTGAGCTCTGATTGCAAGATGGTTTTCGGCCGGATCTTCATGAGTGACCGCCATGGCAACTACAAGGGCTCTCTAGAGCTTCCGCTTAATGAAGG GTCACTCGTAGTCATGCGTGGCAACAGTGCCAGCACTACCCATGCAATCTGCCCATCTCCAAGCAAGCGAACCACCGTCACCTTCGTGAAGGTTTGCACAGACGGCAGCAACCATGCTCGGCCGGTCGTGATCTCCCGGAAGCCCCTTTTAGCCAGGAGAATGACACTGTGGCAGGTGAGCGGACTCCAAGAGAAGGACTTCTCCTGCAAGCTGGCCGACGACTCCAGTGAATGCGGACAGGTGGACGGCGTCCCCAAGTTGGGACTCCTTCCCATCCCCTTAGTATCGGCAGCGCCGGGATGGCCCATGGTCGTCCAGCGCAGAAGGCCGCCAGTTGCTGGCACCGGCGTTTTTATACCTAGCAAAACGGATGCAGCTGGCCCTAGGAACGGTTCCCGGATGGTCAGAGAAACAGATAACTCAGAAGACAATGTTTCAgcctga
- the LOC116259830 gene encoding uncharacterized protein LOC116259830: MSFSFFKPSRPKSPSELVRSVRESLLALDAKTVADVRALEKVLEDFEKNLLSMRQMLFGDGEVEPNADQVLQLATEICRDGVLDLFVHKLPILGWEARKDLVHCWGILLKQTVGSSHCCVEYIESHPDLLDSLVVCYDNKAIALNCGNMLRECIKYPTLAKYLLESTSFELFFKFVDLPNFDVASDAFATFKDLLTKHEDVVSAYLISHYEQFFDLYEQLLTSPNYVTRRQSLKLLSEFLLEAPNSQVMVRYVSEVQNLKIIMKLLKDTSKNIQISAFHIFKVFVANPNKPPDITAVLVKNHDGLLPLLHNLPFSKDDEQSEEERDILIKEIEKLVSLAGAC; this comes from the exons aTGTCGTTCTCGTTCTTCAAGCCGTCGAGGCCTAAATCGCCGTCGGAGCTCGTGAGGTCGGTCAGGGAATCCCTTCTCGCACTTGATGCGAAGACCGTCGCGGACGTCCGAGCCCTCGAGAAG GTGcttgaagattttgaaaaaaacctCCTTAGTATGAGACAAATGCTTTTTGGAGACGGTGAAGTTGAACCAAATGCTGATCAGGTTTTGCAGCTAGCAACTGAAATATGCCGGGATGGagttcttgatctttttgttCACAAGTTACCTATTCTTGGGTGGGAA gcaagaaaagATCTGGTACATTGCTGGGGCATTTTACTCAAACAGACAGTGGGATCTAGTCATTGCTGTGTGGAATACATTGAGAGTCATCCTGACCTTCTAGACTCCCTTGTCGTGTG TTATGACAACAAAGCGATTGCTTTGAATTGTGGGAATATGCTAAGGGAATGCATCAAATATCCTACACTTGCTAA ATATTTGTTGGAGTCAACCAGCTTTGAGTTGTTCTTCAAATTTGTGGACCTCCCAAACTTTGACGTAGCATCAGATGCCTTTGCAACATTTAAG gaTCTGCTTACTAAACATGAAGATGTTGTCTCTGCATACCTAATTTCCCACTATGAACAG TTCTTTGATCTTTATGAACAACTGTTGACATCACCAAACTATGTAACACGAAGGCAGTCACTGAAG CTTCTTTCAGAATTTCTTCTGGAAGCCCCAAATTCACAAGTAATGGTGCGATATGTTTCAGAGGTTCAAAACTTGAAGATCATAATGAAGCTTCTGAAG GATACCAGCAAAAACATCCAGATATCAGCTTTCCACATTTTCAAG GTCTTTGTTGCAAACCCAAATAAGCCACCAGATATAACTGCAGTTCTCGTGAAAAACCATGATGGACTGCTACCCCTACTTCACAATCTTCCATTCAGCAAAG ATGATGAACAGTCTGAAGAGGAGAGAGATATCCTCATTAAGGAAATTGAAAAACTAGTTTCCCTTGCAGGAGCATGTTAA